From Nyctibius grandis isolate bNycGra1 chromosome 18, bNycGra1.pri, whole genome shotgun sequence:
GTCAAGAAAAAAGAGCTTGAAAACGTAGTTCCAATATAAATTGCtataatttgaattttctgaaatttaaatgagaaatacaattaaaaaaggTTAAACTAATAAATCCTAAACTTTAGAATGCAAATTTTTCCTAATCATATGTTGGAGAGGGCAACAGTGAACACTTTCTTCTGTTTGGTAATGAGAGATTTTTATGGTAATTAtgcttaagattttttttttcctctagacaGAAATAGCTGTTTGCATAATGTGTTTGGTTTCAGCTGATTAAGCAAACATCGTTAGCCCTGGACTGGGAAAACttcattcttttcctcctttctccctctgttttcaGACTACTACTTAAAATGGTCTTTAATGCAGATGTATCTTAAATAGATTTTCAATGTGtgcaaaatacttattttatgGTAGGTACCAAGTAAGGTGTCACCAGCTCTACAAGTTCTAAGAAAATGTTTACTGTGTTATCAGTGACTGtgtcaaaaattattttcaaagtacAAGATAAGGATTGCACAAGATAAGGATTATTCTTCTATATAAACTTAAATAAAAGTAGTTAAATAAATctagttttttccttttaaaaaaataattgttccaGAATTGTAACTTATAGTGACTCTTTCCTCATGCACCCATATTTCAATGGGATTTTTTCATGTGTACCAGAATGCTAAACTGAAGCAAGGCAATAAAATTCTAGCTGTAAGAGCctgaaggggagggaaagggaaaccCAGACTATTTATATTAGTTAATAacttgcagtcttttttttttttttgaacatgacttttttaatatacaaaaaatGATGTAATGACTTTTAACTTCTGTGAAATGTCCAACCATGTTAAATATGGAATGCACtggagaaaatacttttaaggtgcttagaaaaaataacagtataTAGTGAGGACAAACCTCTCTTGTGTAGATACAGTATGTCAAGAAAATGAAgccaaacacaagaaaaaacatgttaGAGTgtgcttttcccttttgttcttTATGTATGATCATTCTTCAAAGAGTTATtaccaagaaaaatacagaatacagTATGACACttggatttctctttttcctcctctccctccacctTGTGATCACGTGTATGGTCACAAGCACGGAATATGTTGATGCATCCGAGAGAATGCCCTAGTCCGTTAAACACAGATCATAGAGTCTATGAATGATACACGTGAATTTACAAATCAGGAACGAATTGCTATGCTCATAAATTATAAGTCatcaacacagaaaaagcagcttagcttttcttgatttaaaatcTGTGAATTTGGAGTTTCTGTAGCAGATATTTAGCTCATCTTGGTAAAGTGTTGTCCTGAATCGTACTGTCaattttaatggatttttcatGTGCCATGGATTTGCTTGAATCACAGATATTTTATTACACTTTTGCTATGTTTTTAGGGTCATGGACCTTCCAATGCCCTTCGTCTGGTCTGTTCTCATGTGGTTTTCTTGACATTGTCTCCCTCTaccaaatgtaaaatattgGGAAATTTGTTAATTCTGTAGAGTAATATCTTGCAAAGGTCTGTATCGTTCTGTATATTGGCCCTAATGTGGTTCACTGTAGGCTACTcagtatagaatcatagaattctTTTGGATcgaaaggacctttaagatcgagtccaaccgttaacccagcactgccaaggccaccactaacccatgtccctaagcaccacatctacacggcttttatATCATAATAGGGATTTTAAGAAGGGCTAACAAGGATTTGATACAAATGGTGATTGAAAGTAGTTGAGAACTGAGTATCTCACTCTCCCAGGCCTCTGAAAATTTTGATCTGCATACCAGCTCTTTGGTGTTTGCAGCAAGGGGACTTCTAAATGGAGAGAGCCTTAACCTGAGAAGTCCTTAAGGATAGAGGTAGCTGCACGCAGAAGTCCCCCTGACATCAGAGTGGCTGTTCCCTGAAGTTAAGTAAATGTGTTTGAGGAGTTTCAGAGGGTCTGGACAGGTGGTCCTGTGCCAGTGGTGCGGGGTGCTGGCACAGTAGTGTTGTCTTCTGTTGAAGTCAGAGCATCAAACATGCAGAGCTGTGGAAACCAATCTCTCAGCACAAGCTGGATCTGTTGTAAACAGTCTAATATTTGTAGGTAATGCTATTTACCAAAtatcattattttgttttttggcTCAAGAGTGATGTTGACATATTTTAAGGAATGATGGTAGCTGTGTGTTGCAGAGCCAGCGGGGGTACAAAAACATGCTACCTGAGTGCAGGGCagggggttggtttggttttgatttttcttaatgcaTGGTTATATTAGGATATATATTTGATTCTTTTTTCAGAAAGGTAGCTAGGATAATAGTATTGCTTTTAAAGTTTGACCTAAGTATTTATTTGTAACTTGGTAACTCTTAAATTACACTGAATATAATGCTTAGCAGCTTTGTACTTACTATATGCTTTAGGCTTATCATTTAATATGCACATTTCTAGTGATGTGGCACacttaattttttccttatttctttatcTAAGTGTTAGGATGGTCAAGAATTGATTCACCTAGCTCTATATGTTTGCATAACTCTCTTCCtgctgtggtggtttttttttttgcgtagAACAGCTTGGCAAACTTGACTGCATGTCCTCACTCTGCATGTTCTATTTGCAGGAACGCAGAGGAAGAGGGGCTCGAGTCAGGCGAGGATTTCTTGATAGCTGCGTAAGGGATTACAGGGTTGCATCACGTGTATTCTTCCTAAGTCTTCTCTATCCGTCTGCCCCTAATCTGATTTTGGTTGAAGTCTGGGCTAGTGGGCATGGTTGAGAGTGTAGATCTGAACTTGGGTTTGGCTTTGGTCTTAACTGGCAGTACTCCTTGCTGTGAGAAAGCAGCTAATCAAACCTGCgtgcatttattttaacaatacTATCGCACTCTTACACCTGCTCTGTACTTTTCTTTGTAATTCCTTGCTACTTTTTCATAGTGGCAGTGACCCAGTCTGCTCGAATGTTAACCTCCTTAGTGTCTTCTGAGTTTCCATAATATGTGAATAGAGATGTCATTCAAGACACTTTGGTTTGCGGTTTTttttgggtgtgttttttttttttttggtttctagACTGTTCTACTTACTGTTGTTAAAGGTTCCTGCTCcaaattgctttgttttcagattgCTTCACTTGAAATACAACCCTGTTCTCTTGTGTCACAGGCAGCACCTTTGTGGTAAATCAGAGAGAGAAGTGTGCTCCTGAGAAACTGGAATGCCTTAGTTTAGTTCATGTTGGGAACCCTGTGCTGTCCTAATGCAAGGACTAGTTCAGCATCATCATAAACCCTGTTGGATGTATCAGATGTCAGCTGGATGTTAAAATAGATAAGCTCTCTGGGTTGGCTAACTGCAACAgtcactgttctttttttattagcatttttgaaaaatcttgatTTAATGGTTAAATAATTCATCTTACCGTTCAGCTTATGTAGATAAAAATAGAGGAATGAATGTGAATAATTTCCAGCCAAGTAAAAATTCTACTaaattgttttgttcttttttattaaaaaagcagagtttaaaatttctttttaaacacagtaaaactttgatttttcacaTAAGTATGTTTGTTGCTTTGGTTTAGTCTGTCAGCAGCTAGTCCTCTGTTTTCTAGTACTTGCAgagttttcaggttttgttcttgtttctcaAAACCCAGAACTTCTTTCAAGGGGActataaatgttttaatatgcAGATTCTTTTCTTAGTGGTCTGTGGCAGATGATGTTGACATCATTGGCTCCAGGAAATAAgttagatttttgtttgctttgactTCTATGTTCATTTGCAAgcagctttcatttcaaaaaaaaaaaaaaaaaaaagaaaaagtcaagaatttgtttttcctcttataGTCACTTGTTTGTGGAAGATGCAGAAGATGAGTGGCTTGATAAAATGATCTTGGCCAGTTCAGCTGTTAACGATATTAtctttaaatagtttttaaaattttttgtaGTACCTGTCTGTAGAAAGTTATCATAGTGAAGCTACATATCCTGTGGGCGAGTTCTGGAAAAAGATTATTGTTATTCCGATGGACACAGTTTCAGCTGACATAAATCAGATGGGTAAGTGTGTGTGATGGTTAGGACTGTACTtagatgaaataataataattcgGTTGGTGCGTGGTTCACATTAGTGCTATAGGTTTGGATCCAGAATTACTTAGGTAGGCAGGAGACACTGTATCCAATTCCATAACAGCAGAGTAAAGAGTAGTGAGCTGTAGGTCGGGCAGGTTGCTGTGTGGAGTTCCGTTTTGGATGTTGACGTTGCTGCTGTTCTCCATCTGGCAGTGAGATGGGAAACACTGGGAAGGCGTTGGGGATGATGAAATGAGAACCAGGGGATCCACAGCTAGGCTGTCGTCTTTCAGCTCCTCCCAAAGATTTCCTGTAACAAACCAAAATGGATTGATTCAACTTTCTGTATATATGGTTTTTTGCAACTTTCTTTTACGGGAGAAGTCAGTAATGATACAGTTGTGTATGCTGTATGTGTAGCTACTCTTGAGTCTCTTGTGattgagaaaggagaaagattgTTTAGATATTATTTGTCTGCCTCTGTAATAAATTTAAATCGTGGTGAAAGCAgcattaatttaagaaaattacttcACTTGATAATTGACAAGATTCTGTTGCAAATGTATCCTTATGAAGCATAACTTCTATTTGAAAAAACCACTAAATTTGAAAGGGGAAATTACCTTGGTTATCTTTATAAGATATGGAAGAGCTAATGGCACTTTATGGGATGAATCTGCAAATAATATTACTTCACAACTGGCCTTCTTGTATTCTTATGGTGTAGCGTTCTCTGATTTGCAAACTAAATTACTGGATGTGTGATTGACCTGACAAATCAAAAGATctgaaatgttacttttttctaACATGTACCAAAAAGTTTCTCATCCTTCTGTTGAATGTGCATATCACAGTGAAAGCACTAAGTTAGTTACTGCAGGGGGGTTGTAATTTTTGTATTAATCATCGAAGATTTCTTCAAGAGGGGCAGTTGCCCCTTCAACAAGttgccccttcctcctccttcaacAGGGAGACTGTTGCTCCAAAGCTATACCCACCCTTACAGACTATCAAATGGGGTAATACTTAGCCTTTTTGCTAGAAGAAGTTTGATTTTTGGGTTtcttaggtgtttttttttaacttctcttttttaatgtatgtgtgtgtataatgATTTTACTCCAAGTGTGCAGGCCTTGTCTTAAGTTCTGGGACCTCTAATTTGAGATTTgatagttttagaaaaaaagtaagtagaAAGCTTAGATAAGGTTAAATAATTTAAGGTAAAGGGCAAGGACAGAGGGAAGTTGGAATCGTACCGTATTGGTGAAGCATACAGAATACTCGCAGTACAAATGAACATGCTCCAAATTAACtgaataaaatggaaagaggTTAAGAGAAATGAATAGAATGTGAGATCTGGCTGcctgaaagaggaagaagctgaGGATTCAAAAAACTGTGTTGTTAATCTTAGTAAAGCAATCTGGGCATGGCAGGGTTGCGGAATATTTCTGATGGTACAATGGTGATTGCATTTGCTGAGTCATGTAGATTATTaagactgtgttttttttcttggtcttttAGGTTGCTTTGTGTACCGCTTTTTGCCTGTGCAGGAAGGCAATTCCTGCACGTTATTTGGTGCAGCAAGAGCTTTATCCTTTGGAAcccacagttttattttctatttatacatatatagagagatatatacatacacacgtGTAAacttggtggtgttttttttcttcttttcgCATGCAAAGCTATGTTCCTAGTGTTCAAAATCCTGTCCATTCAAGGTGATTCaattatttcatataaaaaaCTTTACTGTCAGCATTACTTGACTAAGTATTTAAGAACACacctcagaaaaaataattgttcagGGCCCAGATCATATGAATGCCTTGTGAAGGAGTAAATAGCATTCTTTTGAGCAGAGCTGTGGAAGGGGTTTGAGTAAATAttggtaaagaaaaatgttaacgTGTTAATTcaatcaaaattatttctctgtgctgctcaCATGACAATTCTCTTGATATGCACCAAATAATTGAGCTTGAGTAGTTTTCGGTGGAAAATAtgtctaaatttaaaaaatacattctgaatACTGTATTGAAGTATTTATTATCAGCAGTTGTGGTCAACAGTAagcaggtgggtttttttttttttaactctggaTGTAAATCTGTAGCTTTCTTGGGAAACTTTCTAAAGATATAATGCAAAATTCCATGTTGTGCAAAATAACGTAGCCTAGTAAGCTGATCTTTGTAGCAGCGGCAAGGACAAGTAGTTCAAAAAGAAGGATAAAAATCCCATCTTCATTCTGCTAGCATGTGTGTACGTTAATGCAGGATACCTTTgaaaatggaggagaaaaagaagtatttacGTAGGGTTGGCGTGTGATGTAGTAAGCGTGACTCTACAAAATAGAAATACCTCAGATACCTACCTTGGAGATCAAAGTCGGTCAGGGATGGATTAAGAGCATCGATGTCATTGCTGAGATCTCCTTCCTGCATGAGCGTGTCCTGCATTGTCCTGGCTGTGGAGTGCTCTGTCAGCATCTTCACCCCACAGATCGGGGGGGTCTGAGCCGGCAGGGGAGAATCCTGGGTGATGCTGGGCTGAGTTCTGAGTTCACTTTGAGCCTCCCCAGAGGGAAACAGGCTCTGGGGGTCGGGTGACTGTTGCATTAATGTACTTGACATTTGAGGAAAACCCTGTGGTGATGTGTAGCACGCGCTCTGCTGCCCCCCGAGCAAATTTGGTAACGGGTTCTTGACGTGTAGGGCTCCTGATGCGTGGATACTGTGCAAGGGCTGGGGTACACCGGAGGACAGAGAGGGCTCGCATAAGGAATGGGGCTGGGCTGCCATCTGCCTGGAGAGGGATGCACTTGCAGCACCAGTCGGGCTGCAGGACACGATTGACGATCTCAGCTTCTCACTTTTGTCGCCTATCAGTGTGTCAAGTTCTtctacaaaacaagaaaaaagtccATGACTTACTTATTCCTAACAGAGCCTTAATATTCATAGCTTGCAGCTAGAATGTTCGTGTTCCTCAGGGAATGGCAAACAAAAGTGCTAGCCCGTATATGATAAGAACACCAAAaacctgaaatgtttttctaaattatcATTGCCAAGTGAGCAGgtaataaattgcatttttgtgtttaaaggTTGGAAGTTTATCAgttaatttcagattttattctATAGTACTTACTTCAGCATTGTTTTTATCTTATAGTGAGATGTCAAGAGAGAATGTTTTCTTGGTGAAGCTTCTTTGTGCCTATTTGGAAGCattcctgcaaaaccaggtcttatttaattctgcttttttatttgtcttaatTGTTTTACCAACCACTTCATAACCAGGAAAAATTcttaaatgctttcctgaacCATGTATAAATTCTCTTACACAGCTTGGTGCCTATTGCAAAGAAAAGTTCTGGGCACCACTATTTGAGAACTAATACACTAACATATTACTGACCTGGCTTTGCCATACTCTTCCTTACAGCAACTGggtctttcctcttccatttctgaAGCTCCTCCTGCATCTTATCAATTTTGGCTGGATTCAGAGCCCACAAACAGCCTTTCCGAGAAGAATTGCCTGACTTGTTTTCAACTTTCTCAAAACATTTGTTCAAAGATAAGTTGTGGCGCACAGAATTCTTCCAACCGTCTGGAGCTgtctggaaaaacaaatctaaTTTAAGAATGGAacatcaaggggaaaaaaatacaaatatatttctctgttttgacCGGTGAGATTATAAGAAGTGCTGTTTAGATTATACTTTCTACAGTATGAAACTTGTATGTTAGAAGGAAGCCACAAAAATGTTACAGTCACAttgtgtgggaagagaggaatCAGATAAAATAGCAACTGATCTTCTAAGGAAGAAGGTTGGCCTTGTCAGAGGGGCTGCTGGATTTTTAAGAATGAATTTGCAAATCACAAGAATTAAGTGTGTAAAGAATTAGATTTCCTGTTAGTTCGCAGTTCTAGAATGTATCTTCTTAATCTTTATTTTGGAACACCTAGAAAAATTTCAAACACTTACTTGAAGGACTACGTGCTACTTGGACTCAAATTCAGTGTCCACGTGGACTTCAAAGGAGTTTTAGCATGCTACTGTAGATGTAACTTTGTATGGTAGCCAATTATATAACCAAATGGTTTAATCACAAGCCCTACAGATGAGATACAGGTTCCTACATCTGATCACTGcatctttttgctttgcatttatttttaactcagtAGTGGAAGCTGGAAGGTTCTTTAAACTGAACGATGCATATAAGCGTCATTAAAatgatttctctgtttttatttaggCTGTTTCTGATCAATGAGGGGAACAAaattccctcctttccctgaggACCGTTTTGCATTCAACTGcaagaatggaaagaaagaaaaccaagtgCAAACCCTCTGTTcatacaatttaatttttacatttttttttcctgattgctTGTAAAAGAACTCTGAATATCCCTATAAGGGATGAAGAGGGAAATACCCAGCAAAACGGTCATGCTCAGATTCTGATGGGAAATGCCTGCATGCTTGCTAGTCTGAAATATCGATGTTGAAGAAATGGCGCTGTATCCTTTTATTGCATGTAAGTTTTTCtggtgtttgtttatttgatttCACTCATTTCTGCCTACTTAGTCATGCAGCCAGAAGATACTGCCCATCACATTAAGGCTTTGTAAGTTAGTATGTGTGTTCGTATCACAAGATTCCTATGGTAAATCCTTGATGTgtcacttgcttttcttttgctagaTACTGTCCGATGCTATTTGTTGCATATCTCAGTAGAACTCTTACCTCATTGCCACTGCACTATAATCTCATAAAAATAAGaggaagcaggaaaaatgaCTTGCTACATAATGGAAGGAATCAACCTGAGAAACCCAACTTCATTGTAACAGATAAAACTGCTAGTCCAGCTAGACTTCCCCTGTCATTGTAagaccagttaaaaaaaaattgtagctTTACCTGTGTCAGTCAAATGATATTCTTCCCAAAAGGTCTGCATTTGCAGAGAGGAGAAATCtcaagagagagagactttaGAGCTCATCAGATTACAAAGAATGATCTTCAGTACTAGTGTATATgaggcctttttctttttttttttaaaatcaattttggatgctttttcttttcttgtttccaaAAAATCCTCATCTGTGTGTCataagaattaaaagaaattaaacaactCTCTGAAAGGTGGGTGAAGTTGTCTACGTGCCACTATTGATTCATATTAATGgatgcaaaatatttgtcatcATAATTGTTTATATCAACCACAGACAATTATTGAACAGAgcacaagaaataaatatgattttCCATAGTCTTTTAAAGAGgttaaaaattgaaatttccCTTTTATGCGCAttaagttttctttccattcttacGCTTTATTGATAGGGATCCTTCTCTCATAGAAAGCCAGTTTTTGATAGTTTCTCTAATTGTTGCCTAGTGTGACAGGTTTCCTCTAAGACTATCTTTTATAGATGGACTTTTGTCCATTTTTGCTTTCACATGCTACACCATGAATTTTTGAACATACTTTGACAGAAATTCTACTTTTATTAGGAAAGTGAAATCTGTTCTTCCCTAGCCCATGAAGGACTGTCTTGTGGGTTTAGGCATTAATAGCCTAACTGAAGAATTTGAGAGTCATATTTAATACTTgcttttttcattaagaaagtGACATAGTTGTGGAAGTTAGATACATCTTCTTTGctaaaaagaaactattttgcCTTTGTAGCAGCACAGTTTCTACCCTTTTGGCCCACCTGATGTCAGCATTTCACTATTCTATTAGCCAGTGCCACAGGTGAGACAAAGTGCatttctattatttaaaaaaaaacaaaacaaaacacaataaaacaaTCCAAAAAACCCCTTTAAAACTCTTTCTGCCGTAGGGTAATACCAAATGGATACTGATGaatcagtttttcttccttgcagatGATATTCAAGTTGCTTTCTGGCAGTTCCAAAAGTAAACAAAAGTGTTCCTCCTAGGTAAGATGTGTATTTAGCTACTGAATGAGCTGACCTGAAAGAATATTCATGTCTCTTGCCCTGCACATGAGCCTACATATACCTCTGTCTGTATCTAGACAGGATAATTAGCGTTTCTGCTAAGCACCAGGGGAGATGGGAGTGGCGTGTGCTTCTCGGAGGTTTTCAGAATGTGTGGGGGTGTAAACTATGAGATAGTTTTAGAAACATAAGAGCAAAAACTACACGGATTTATTCTGGAGACCGCTGCCAAGAGTTGAACAGGTTCTTGCATTAAACTTGGTATtgctgaacagcaaaaaaatagtCATTTACCTAGCTAGGCCCTGAAGGAATGCTCTGGCAGTGTGTTCACGTTACAACTCTGCCACCAGATTTTTGAGTTAACATTTCATTGTCTGTTAATGAACTGAGCTCTGGCTACTGAAGTTGCTCTTGTATAGCTGGAAGCTCCTTGCTGTGGCTCGTTTTTGCCGTTGCTGCATTCAGCCTAGTGTGGATGGAGCTGTGTGGAGTTGGGCACTGCAGGAGAATGCTGCTGTATGTTCCACCAGACCACAGACCTTTCTAACCTCTTGGACCACTGGCAATAACTCCAATTAACAAGATTAAAGCTTTCTGTTAGGCTCACTAAtcactacaaagaaaaaaaaaaaaggatgacaagcaaaaaatattattgtacaGACCCATTGATCCTGACTGCCTCTTGAAGTTTAAAGAGTTCAGTGATCTTGCAAAACCCTTTCTCTTTAAATCTAGGTCTCAAGAGAAGGGAGAGGTACATCAAAGAGTAATTCAACTTTAGCTGCGTAGATGTTTTTTTTAGGACGTAGGTGTTGGATTGCTCTGTTTCAACTAGAAATGAGATTGTTGCATCATAGAAACTAAATTTGCTGTGGCAGCGAATACAAGTTAATTTGACTAGGCTTGTATCATCTAATGTCTCCCAGCAAGATTCTGTGTACACTTGTACTCTGTTTCTGTCCAACTTAAATTGCTTCCCCTCCCCCTGTTGTATCCTGCTGTTTAGTGAGTTCtggtaacaacaacaaaatgttCTGTGGTGATTTTCATATTACTTTATCTTGCTGCAGACTCTCCAAGAAAGGAAAGATAGAGGATATTAGCTTTTGCCGTATATTGGTAATTCTGTGGGCTGCTGTAAAGAGCAGAAGTAGACAGGGCTTAGTGCCCGTAAGCATAATATTTCCTTCCTTATTCTCCTGTGCTTATTTTAAGGATGTTTGAGATGGAACTATTAAATCATTTGACTGTATTTGtaagtaaaatgcaaaaataaagctgtcACAAAATAGTGAATGTTCCAGTAGTACCCCCTGCACCATTCTATTCCTGTAATACATATGACAGCACTAACCTCATTCTcatcaatttttaaatgaattaagaaaaagacaCGAGGAtctcaaaaaaaccaaaacaaacaaacccccccaaaaaaacaaaccccaaaacaaaaaaaccaaaaccaccaccaaacccTACTCCTTGTGAAACAGGCAAGTTTTAATAAGTACAAAGGGAAAAGTTTAGGTATAAACCAGTTATTTTAAAGCTGTGGTAGAAATATACCTGCTGTACGGATGAgcatatgtatacacacatctatatgtatgcacacacagacatatgAACACACACTGATCCGTACACATTTACACACAGAATACCACAATATATACAATACACATTTACACACAATATATAATTGAGGAAAGCATCTGTATCTCCCTAGCGTTTCTGCTGTGTCAGAATAACTTTAACTTGAGGACCAGGAAGGTGACACCTGGCAGAGCCACAGTCTTGTGCCTGAGGAATTTCGTGCAtgttggcagcagcagcatttggtTTGCAAGCTGCTGATTCATTTTATGAATTGATTGTGTTGGAAGACAAcggaaaattaatttcagtttggTCTGATGAATAAACGTGGACACGTctgtaaaacttatttttaatatcccCACCTCTCTTCTTGAAACTGATgatatttttctagaaaatggTGATCAGATACGAATGCATTACTTTGCTGTAGATGACATGATTTGTGCACTATGCTAAGAAGCATAGTTCTGCAAAATATCCATTTCAAGATGTTGTGGCCCAGGACCTTTTTCACAATCCTCAAACTATTTTCCTTTggattattaatattttttttaactgctggtAAACGCATGGAAAATAGAGTTAATATTCTGTTAGGGACAAAATACAAATCTTGACATTTatccttgttttgaaaatgaaaaaaaatttaaagctaCTCTGTTATTTTCATGTGCCATTCTacccttcttcctttccctgtttAGATTACTGTCATTACTTAATTTCACGTGTTTGCCCTAAAAATCAGTTGCATCCCTGTGACTTAACAAAGAGTGCTTCGGGTTTGTTTCAGTGGATTATGTCCAGTCATATTGTGATGGGATACTCCTTGAATTATGATGGtaggtttcttttatttcttttatattcttttattcttttttctcccttctcttgcTTGTAAGAAATAACAGAGTGGCTAGTGATTCCTTTTGGAGGAAATCTGGAATTCTGGGAATACAGAAGGGTAATGGATCCTAACAGTTCTTCCTTCATGATAATGTGTATTCTTTGATTACCTCCCttgaggtagttgtagactgaaaTTAATTCTTCGTTGTCTTACAACACAATCGATTCATAAAATTAAtggttgtagtggagtgggagtcggcctcttctcccaggcaaccagcgataggacaagaggacacagcctcaagcttcgccaggggaggttcaggttggacattaggaagcatttcttctcagcaagggtcattagccattggaaggggctgcccagggag
This genomic window contains:
- the FOXN1 gene encoding forkhead box protein N1 — protein: MVSLLQDQSNIKFSSSDTLERDQQDLMKTQGDSVSPVQQTDNPSYNCQPYESDGRTERRSSESSHSPSPASPAQDQLHGRYPTSQGIHCGKNKFKASFSTEKFRRYSYEESTVGNYDRFLKSSRNPFHPYKRQISEDVFQEGHQALPPEGSPFKNARSINGFEGLPGATGPDESESFPTHIPNISTEQPWCNSLQYSTTGQDHGSQGMQDTDIKLRTSPLEGQPGLYCYQPQVQQMYCPSHPFHQYPSGGSYPVTYITSSHYPYQRIAPQSSQESQQPLFPKPIYSYSILIFMALKNSKTGSLPVSEIYNFMTEHFPYFKTAPDGWKNSVRHNLSLNKCFEKVENKSGNSSRKGCLWALNPAKIDKMQEELQKWKRKDPVAVRKSMAKPEELDTLIGDKSEKLRSSIVSCSPTGAASASLSRQMAAQPHSLCEPSLSSGVPQPLHSIHASGALHVKNPLPNLLGGQQSACYTSPQGFPQMSSTLMQQSPDPQSLFPSGEAQSELRTQPSITQDSPLPAQTPPICGVKMLTEHSTARTMQDTLMQEGDLSNDIDALNPSLTDFDLQGNLWEELKDDSLAVDPLVLISSSPTPSQCFPSHCQMENSSNVNIQNGTPHSNLPDLQLTTLYSAVMELDTVSPAYLSNSGSKPIALM